The Hevea brasiliensis isolate MT/VB/25A 57/8 chromosome 9, ASM3005281v1, whole genome shotgun sequence nucleotide sequence gtgcctttcaactgacgagaagcatatgcaataacccgtccatgctgcatcaaaacacatcctaaaccaatcctagaagcatcacaatatactgCATAACCCCTTGATCCAGACGGAAGGGCTAACACTAgtgctgtagttaaacgagtcttaagctcctgaaaacttttttcacaagcctcagactactgaaattttatatttttctatgtcaacttagttaaaggtgctgcaatacgaggGAAGTCTTGAACAAATCGTCTATAATActctgctaaacccaagaaactatgaatctctgacacagttgtgggtctaggccaattaagcactgcctcaactttcttcttatcaacacacaccccatccttagatactgtatggcctaggaaagccacactatctaaccagaactcacattttgagaacttggcaaaTAGCTTGTATTCCCGTAAGGTCTGAAagataattctcaaatgctgttcATGCTCCTCTTTACTCTTTGAGTGCACTAGAATGTCAttgatgaacactataacaaattgatctaagaaaggcttgaaaactctattcatgagatccataaaagagcctagagcattggtaagaccaaaaaacattacaagaaattcatagtgttcatacctagtcctaaaggccgtcttgagtatgtcttctttcttgactctcaattgatgatacccagatcgaagatcaatcttcgaaaaatactttgcaccttgaagttggttaAACAGGTCATatatgcgtggaagaggatacttattacgcacagtcaccttattcaattgcctataatcaatgcacattctcaaagacccatccttcttccgtaCAAAGAACACAGGAGCatcccatggagaaacactaaggcgaataaaccccttatctagtaggtcctgtagccgctccttcaactccttaagttctgcgggtgccataTGATAAGGTGGCATAAATATGGGCTCAGTTctaggaactaagtctataccaaactctacctcttgcttcgggggtaaacctgataaatcttctggaaacacattaggaaactccttaaccactgcaacattctccaaacctgcaccttctacctgaacgtctctaacataagctagatatcccttacacctctttcgcaataatcggcTAGCACTCACTACTGAGATAAGATTATTAGAGGCTATAttgcgatctccctgaaattgaaattctgcctccccaggaattttaaagagtgcAACTTTATTATGataatccaatgaaacgtgataagtggctaaccaatccatgcgtaaaatcacatcaaactcaaatatatctaaagaaacaagatctgtagctaattccctatctccaatgtgaactatacatcatctatacaccatatcagtgtctattgcattcCTCATAGGTtttgatacagataaaggatactctaacaaagtaggtggtgtactaaatatcatggaaaagtatggagaaacaaaagaatggttgtgccccagtcttagccgtaggcgtctgttcagatgtctaattaatagtttgaggtggtacctcccctgttggatcaaggtttgcaccattaagaccctttgccctagttctcctcttacgtctaacagacccaggcacctattcattttaataaacaagcattaaatttgaaaatgtgagccaaattaagacaagTGAAAAGgtacgaaggacgcagatatctaaagcaatgataaattgaaaagacgttaaggatcctatgctccgcaagtttactagacctcaaccgagctctgataccatctttgtcatgacccaaaattctgaaccgtgaccggcgcataatttaagtattcttaaatcatgcaagccttatcagagtatcttgaatgaatatattgtcacttactaatcccaaaaaaatagataaaattcaaataaacaaaatgctgaataaatatcataaatatctcataagtaaactgtgaagtctctacagattttaaataaaaacttaaactgttcaataaactaaactaattattagcccgagaaaatatgaattcgggcatactatgagaacaaatcaaagattgtccctctccagaaaatggactgaatatttggatcagctgcagaattctactgatctgaaatagataacagacagagaaaacgtggtttgagctaaatgctcagtgaatgataattatagcacacaacggaataggaacaggcagacgcttgattaatttcacaataaattttttattcaataaaatcatgctcatgctgtcaaaatcattaataaaataatttcataaaacacttatataaaagaaattcattcaataaaaattttatggtacagtgcactagGATGATGAtatcccacatcaccaaaggccagatggtaaacgCGCTACCAGagattagataccttcctcctccttcacagatatcaatgcatatgatactaatgcaaaccataaactgcaatgatacatgactcgacaatgcaatctAATATCATGATAGTCCACACAGTGGGGCCAGATaatagaaacagatactgggcacagatattaattcaaaatagaaaatcaatttgtacaaatcaatcaaaatcaataaaaaatttcaaatagcaaataataactgatagtgcaattctaatagtttattttaataatttcagagagtcaataatatcaaatcaatctcaaatcaattcagtgtaacacatcggtgaattttataatcaaatatcaatcaatataaatacattaaaagtCTATTCTCggaatcctaatggctctaatgcagagatagttgacaaaatcaattatttaatcaaaattgaaataaaattcaataataaaataaaactctagaaaattacatgtaaaataattgttaaaatattgatttaaaatttcatttaataacaaacttaatgctaaaaaattttaaaaggaaataaaacggtgtcatgtactataattaccactcacctgaaacctccaagacaatagttattttcaatggaagagacACAATTTTAATTgacagattgaatattcgaatctccttgaaaatagaatcgaaggtgatgaatagagaaataaaaatttagagattcTCTGCGCAAATtagattataaatcgtaaatatatataaatataaataaaagatgatgaaaaatacctgttgagagtatttggtataCAAGTAGATAATAAACAAGCTTTGAGAGCAAAATTTAGCAGAAAGAGATGATTatggtatatatatttcaagaattctattaggtgtagaatgtaaTAAGAGTTATTATTAAACTGAGTTGTTCggattacagatatatatttaattttaaaaataatatatataaaaaaataaataagcaggtcatccaataaaatatttttttttagataaatatattaaattattgttaactaattaaaataaataaatagataaatattggattttcacagtgtgtatatatatatatatatatatatatatatatatatatatatatatatatatatatatatatatatatatataattaaagtaTTTTCACTAGCTTACTTATGAGACTAAAGCCTAAAATCgacataataattttaaaataaataaatatttttaataaatatttaaataattcatttaaaagaaataattttaaaaaatatttttttaataaaattgatcctaattgataaaaaaaaatctattctTACCTAAATCAGATTTAAAATGCTTTTCAACGAAATTGAAAACTtacattttatttatataaaaaatattaatttccgaataattatttattttgagattataattaattaaaattaatttttataaaattaattttattatgttaattaaattataaagtttaaatattattagttgattatttttaatggatagagATAATTATTAGAATGTAAGAAGTTATTTACATATGAAAAGTTAACAAAATTAACAGCACTTagctataataaaatatattcatCACCTAGATGTACAGAGTGACCCAAGTGGACCAACCAGTCAACGGCAAAATTGCATTCCCTGAAAACATGCTTGATATTCATCACCCAATCCCTCGTCAACAGATCTTTAATGCTATGCTCCAGGCAAGAATTATAAGAAACAATaccactttctttttttttttttttttctgaaagaAAATTCGTTAAGCTATCAAGAAGGTAAAGAAGATACAAAGAGCAATTGGCTCATGGGGTTAAACAAGAGGGACTCATCTTTAAGAGCCTTTACAGCCAGAGAGTGGGCTGCAATGTTACAATTTCATCTGACATAAGAAAAAGTAACAGAAGTTAAAGATTCAGCTAGCAAAATAACATCAGATATAAGTCCTTGGATTTCCACTGAGCTCACATATCCTTTGCAACTGTTGATGACCACCTCACCTTCAATGATAGCATTTGCCAAACCCTTAGCTATGGCAAGTTGAATATCCTCTCGACAAGCCAAACTTTCAAGAACTAGGGGATCCTCTATATTTGGAAACAATTTGCAACGCCATCCAGTCACTTGACCTTGTTCATCACGAACAATGGCTGCTACTGATCCCATAAGTTTTGTCGTGTTTACAGCAGCATCAAAATTAACTTTGAACCCTCTTGTTGAGGGAGGGGTCCAAATGGAGTAAGTAGGGTTAGAGGTCGAAGAAGAACCCTGTTGACTTTGAGAGCAGAAAAAAGAGTCAAAATGATGAATGGCTGAAGCTATCATTGTTTCATGTGGAAGCCTCTTGTTGTCAAAAGTAGGGGCATTTCTGCTCTTCCAAACTTGCCAGAGGATGACAAAAAGGCTTGTGAGATCCACATTCTGATGTTAAAAAAAAGGCCACCCGCAAGTTATCTCTTTCAACAAGCACCCTCTTGTCTCTTTTGTCCCAAGCAAGCTGCCATTCCGAAAAATACCCCACAAATTAGCCATGGTAATAAAACACGAATCAAGATTCGCAGCAAAACCACCCAACCACTACCCAGAGCTTGATCTTAATAAATCACCAGCAGAGATTGCTGCATTACTACTATTCAGAGCCTTCTATTTAAATAGCTGATATTCAGAgccttaattttattttctaagtattgcatttatttttcaaaatattatattCAATTTTCAAAAGTCTTGCACTTGCCAGCGATAGAAATTAGAAACGCAAGTGGCCCCAAATCACAAGCAATTAGCGGGCGGCCAGCCAAGGTTTGGTAAGGAAACACATTGTCAATACAAATGAGTGGTTCGcatatatattatatttctaCTTTCCTGATATAGTTGGCACTGGTACATCGAAAGACTGTACTCTTAGAACATTTTACAATAATAAAGAGCTGGTCTCTAATCTTACCAAAGaccaaaattaacaaaaaaaaataattatcaaaattattcacatccTTCAATCCGATACATCGTCAAGAATATCCATAAGGCATCCAAAATTACttccaaataataaaaaaaaaaaaccaaccaTAAAAAAACAAATAAGCAAACATTATAATAAATTCCATTCTAGATCAAAACAAGAAACACCCACTTCTTGGAAAAAAAGAAACACCCACTTCGCCATAATCCACTCCCACCGCCAACACGGCCtgattcatcatcatcatcattatcgTCATCATCATGCCCCTGGAGCTGCGTCCTTCACCTTGCTCTGTAGGTACCCACCATACTCTCTAGCATAATCTTTCACATGGCTTGCCGTATCATAGATTCGGCTCCGAGCATAATCAAACCGGTCCGAACCCGGTGGACTCATCCCTCTATAATACCTATACATCCAGAATAATCCACCCACAACCGCCACTGCCACCTCACAAATCGACAAGAACCCGGCAATGGAAAGAAAGAGGAAGATTCCGACGGGGAGCCATATTGGGCTGGAAATAATGATCAAAGGAGCGAAAAAGATAAGGCTAAGAACAGCAACTGTGATAGTGATGCCTGAGAGGatgagaagaatggaaccagagaTGAGGAGAGTCAAGAAACCGACGAGTTGGGTTGACTTGGGAGCATGAGCTAGGAGTTTACGTAGAAAGGCGGAAACATATGTTGTGGCGTCGGGCCTTGAAGCTTGCTGAGGAGGAGCACGGTCAGCCATGGGAGGAAGCTTGATTGGCGATAGAGatatagagagagaaagagagagagagagagagagaaaggaaagaaagtgTCAAAGAAGATATAATGGAGGAAATAAATGGGGTCAGGTGGTAAAGCGGGCTGGGTTTGGAGACATGCACGGGCACACGTGTGCATAGATTAAGTTTTTAGAACCCACTGACTTTTTGTTTTTGATGAATAGACTGATTTCTTGTCCTGCTTTAAGTTTAGGGTGGTCTTGGTCCTGGCCCGAGCCCATCAGGCCTGGCCTGGAAAATGAATTCTGTAGGGTTTGCAACTATTGCTTGAATCTGACTGGGAAAGGAATAGAAGTCTGGTTCTGCAATATCAAGAACATCTGAAGCTCATATTTTAACAGAGTAAATGCATGACAAACTTCAGAATCAGATACAGGAGAAGTGGATGTTCGTGAACCCCAGAAAAAGGAGTGGAAAATAAGCAAGTGGAATGAAtccaaaaatgaagaaaacaacaATAATGTTAATTTCAGTAGGGAGCATATCAAGAATCCTTGAACGTTGATCGATTACCCTCATATATAAGGATGACATTTGAAAGAAGAATAAGACTCAAGGTTCATGCTACATCTAAATGCATAGATATATGTTCAACAATATACATGCTCATGCTTAATTGTATCTATAAAGCCTAAAATTATATCTACCTCTCTCAACTTGGAAAGTGAAGTTATTCTAGTTCTTTATTTTTCCTCCTCATCTAAAAATTATCCAAACTCAACATCTTTACTGAGGGCTTTCATTCTCTCCACAATCCCAGTATCTCTGTGAGAGAATTCATGTCTTTGAAATCTAGAAACTTTTCTTGAAGCATCATCAATTGGAACTTCAACTGGTTTGTATTGGCATCCATTTTCCCCTGAATTTCTTGTATCATATATTTTGCCATATCTATAGCTCCTTTCAGTCAAGATACCCTTTCATTTCTTGCTGAAGATACTTCTAACAAATAATGACGATATTAGGCATTGCTAGCTAGGAAGTGTATGATTGCTGTTCTTTTAGACTATACAGCTTAAGCAATTTCCTATCAAGTGTGCTATCATGTGGCATGTAGAGCCGTTGCTTGTCAATCTCATCACCTTTGCTGCAGAAGAGTTCTTTAGTGCTACTGAAGTTAGCTGCACAGCCAAAAAATCCCTAGCCATTAGAGAAAGCCCAGAGTTAACAACATGTGCTGTTTACCTTCCACCACTCTAGAACATCTGTTGGTATTGGAGCAGGAGGCTCTGATAGATGCTGAGTGAGCTCATCAGTAGCATTGCACAAGCTCGCCTTTTGCTCAATTTCCTCTGCAAAGGAAAGCTTCCTCCATCTTCAATCTCTT carries:
- the LOC110650369 gene encoding oleosin-like encodes the protein MADRAPPQQASRPDATTYVSAFLRKLLAHAPKSTQLVGFLTLLISGSILLILSGITITVAVLSLIFFAPLIIISSPIWLPVGIFLFLSIAGFLSICEVAVAVVGGLFWMYRYYRGMSPPGSDRFDYARSRIYDTASHVKDYAREYGGYLQSKVKDAAPGA